The window gggtgtttggcaaaaacatTTGAAGCCCCCTTTGAGAAGGCCGGCCTAGTGAAGCgcctgaaagcccaaggcgttTTTGCGCCTTGGGCATTTCACTTTCTCGGTAAGTTGAGGGtactgttcatttttttttttcgaaattatccttacgaactttttgtttttccgttttttGCCCTTGTGAGgagtactgttcatcttcttcgtcgaGGGTGGCCGGCGACGGTGatcgggtcgcgcgacccgagcgcccctcgccgaggtcccgacctcgggcgagggTTGCGTAGTCTCGCGACGGCCAATCGGGGTTCtcggaggtcgaggcggcgtcgcgcgacgtgcgcgacctcgccggcccgaTCCgtggtcgccggaggtcgcgacggcgtcacGCGACCTTGTTGGCCTAGATCCGTGGTTGCCTGAGGTCGCGACGGcatcgcgcgacctcgccggccctgtGATCCCCGGGTCGCCAGGTCGCgggtcgccgccgccggatGCCGCATGttctttttggttttcattttttttttttttttttttttatatatatatatatatatatatatatatatatatttacaaaagtcctttgtcctcaaacaccattttgttcaaaGGTACTTCAGAAAgggcttttaaattacaatttacctaacacaatttgcattttggaaaacacatttaacttaaaggtttttgcattttcctaaagactttccccaaaagtcttcccaaatgCACCCATAGTTATGTTTCTCTCCACTCGTCCGtctcttgataatttttattgaatttatgCTAACGTTTATCATCCATAAGAAATCTTGAAATGAAAACACTCACACTtgcaaacaaaatgaaaaataattactaaaattaaataatgttCATATGTGTATATGAGCATCTCATCCATGGCGATTCTTTTCAAGGCCAGCATGTTATAGTTTCCTCAGTCCTTTGTCTTTCGCTCTCTGTTCCATCCGCTTCCCTTCCTCAGTCGTACCGACATAACTTCGGAATTGCAAAATTGTCATTTACATCGTTTGAATCCGATCAGAGACATGTCGTTCACGACAAGGTatagaaagttaaaaaaagaaaagaaaaagacaagacTAATTCCATGAGAACTGGGGATGTcagaaatgaatttttcatgTATCTTTAGTTCAATTCAAACCTCGATTcggataataaaaataatccttttcatatttattttgaGTTGATTCTGATATCCGaatcaaatcgatttttttctGTATTGTGTTGTGAGTAGTATAATTTAcacaatttctttccttttctactaaatcatttatttaaatactttaaaaagaaaaatccacaaACCAATTTGACTTGATCCGAACCATTCGGTTCGGTTGATATATGTTTCGGGGCACGGTTTGATTCAAAGTTAATACACGCTTAAACGATTCGGCTTGATTTGGGCTTCTAGGAAATCCGAACTGAACCGAATTCTGACACCCATTTAGCAGGTCCAATATTGCTGAAAGTTGTGCATTCTTGCATGACCAAACTTCAATCTACATCATATTAAGCCCTTGCCTCACCATCCTCGCCATCTTCTCTGCAATCGCTCGCGACCACCGCCCTCCGCTGCACGTTCTTGTAGGTGTACCTCCTCGCGACGGCCACGTAAATGCAGATGTTCGCCAGATTTATCGCGGCGAGCAGCCAGTAGAACCGGTCGAGGCGGCTCGAGTTCAGGTCCTTCCCGACCCATACCTGGCCGCCGTCGGCCTGCCCCGTGATGTGGTCGACGATGGTTATGAGGAAGCTGCTCAGGAAGCTCCCGCCCCCGATCACGCTCAGATATATCGCGATCCCGAGGCTCCTCATCGAGTCGGGGACCTGGTCGTAGAAGTACTCCTGCAGGCCGACGAGCGTGAAGCCGTCCCCGAGGCCGAGGATGAGGTACTGCGGCGCTAGCCAGAACACGCTCATGGATGGTTTGGGCGTCGCCCTTTTCTGCACGAGGGCGTCGTGTTTCCACGTCCTTAGCCTCTTCGCCTCGACCAATGCCGCGACCGACATGGCCACGACTGAGAAGATCAACCCGAATCCGATCCGTTGGAGTATGTTTATGCCCCTCTCGTTGCCCGTGGATTTCCTCAGGATCGGGACGAGCAGTTTCTCGTAGACGGTCACCGAGAATATCATCCCGACGGCGGCCAGGGCGTACGTGCTGGCGGCGGGGATCTCAAAGCTGCCAATCCTCCGGTCCATCGCCACGCCTTGCTTGACGAAGAAGGTCGAGGCCTGCGCGACGCAGACGCCGAAGGGCAATGCGGTCAGCCAAATGGGGATCATGTTCAGCAC of the Eucalyptus grandis isolate ANBG69807.140 chromosome 10, ASM1654582v1, whole genome shotgun sequence genome contains:
- the LOC104422548 gene encoding protein NRT1/ PTR FAMILY 5.6 isoform X2; translated protein: MMPLIGGFLADAYTGRFAIILVSSLIYLMGLSLLTMSQFIPTLSPCDGPSPCSRTRKVHEVVFFLALYCISVGTGGHKPCLESFGADQFDDNHDEERKKKMSYFNWWNFALCCGLLLGVTVIVYVQDYKSWGAADLILTITMAVSIGIFYSGRSYYRYRTPEGSPLTPLLQVLVAAIRKRNLPQPSSPDSLFEVPAPENSHKRLLHHTNRLRFFDKAAILEGGEAASGGEKYNPWRLATVTQVEEMKLVLNMIPIWLTALPFGVCVAQASTFFVKQGVAMDRRIGSFEIPAASTYALAAVGMIFSVTVYEKLLVPILRKSTGNERGINILQRIGFGLIFSVVAMSVAALVEAKRLRTWKHDALVQKRATPKPSMSVFWLAPQYLILGLGDGFTLVGLQEYFYDQVPDSMRSLGIAIYLSVIGGGSFLSSFLITIVDHITGQADGGQVWVGKDLNSSRLDRFYWLLAAINLANICIYVAVARRYTYKNVQRRAVVASDCREDGEDGEARA